The genomic DNA CCTCGAGCGCTCCTTCGGAGACGTCAAAGCCGTCCAGGGCGTGAGTTTCTCGGTCGGTGTCGGCGAGACCTACGGCCTGCTCGGCCCCAATGGTGCGGGCAAGACCACCTCGATCTCGATGATCGCCGGTCTGCTGGTGCCGGACGCCGGCGACGTGGTCATCGGCGGTCATCACATGGGTCCCCGGTCCACCGAGGCGCGACGGAACGTCGGGTTGGTGCCACAGGAACTGGCGATCTACCCCGACCTGACCGCCCGCGAGAACCTGGACTTCTTCGCCCGCCTCTACGGGCTCGATGCGGACCGTCGGAAGCGCCGTATCGCCGAGGTTCTCGACGTCATCGGGCTCATGGACCGGGGTGATGATCGGACGGGGGAGTACTCCGGGGGCATGAAGCGCCGTCTCAACATCGGCATCGGCATGCTGCACGAGCCCAAACTGCTCATCCTCGACGAGCCGACCGTCGGCGTGGACCCCCAGTCGCGCAACGCGATCCTGGAATCGGTCGAGAGCCTCGCGGTCGAGGGCATGGCCGTGCTGTACACGACCCATTACATGGAGGAAGCGGAACGTCTGTGTGATCGGATCGGCATCATCGATCAAGGTGCACTGGTCGCCGAAGGGACGCGCCGCGAACTCATTGCGAAGATCGCCGGTCAGGACGTCGTCCGGCTGAAGGTCGCGGGCGACCTCGCCGCCGCGACCCGAGCCTGCGCCGCGGTCGCCGGTGTGCATTCCGCCGACGCCGAGGATGAGACGATCGTTTGCCTGCTGGATGGCGCGGCGCCGCGGCTCCCGGCGCTCCTGGCGGCAGTGACGCAAGCGGGTGCGGACGTCAGTGGTGTGGAGGTCCGCGAACCGGACCTCGAGGACGTCTTCCTCCATCTCACGGGCAAAGCTCTGAGGGACTGAGGCGGTGTTGCGTGCGGCCGCCATCATCCTGCGCAAGGACCTTCGCCTGCGACTCCGGGATCGCAGTGTCCTGTTGTTCGCCCTCGTGGTGCCGTTGGCCCTGACCTTCGTCTTCGCGCAGGTGTTCCCGACCGACGAAGACTTCGAGCTGATGGTCGGCGTGGTCGACCTCGACGGCGGCGAGGTCACGGAGGGGTTCGTGGACGGTCTCGTGCCGGGGCTCGTCGAGTCCGGCTTCGTCCAGGCAACCTCCTTCGCTGGGGAACCGGCGGCGCGGGCGGCGATCGAAGCTGGCGACATCGATGCCGCCTGGGTCCTTCCCGACGGGTTCAGTCAGGCGGTGCAGGCCGGTGGGGCAGCCGAGCTCCGGGTCCTCGCCAACCCCGATCGAGGACTGGCGGCGGAGGTCGCACGTGGCATTGCGGACAACTATCGGGCCGAACTGGAGCGTGTCGGTCTGACGGTCGCCACCACCACCGCTGCCGCCGACGGCGAGGTGTCGTTCGAGGACATGGAGGAACTCGCCGGCCGGGTCGTGGGTCAGACGCCGGCGATCAGCACCCGTGCGCTGGTGACTCCGGACCGTCAGCTCGATCCGACCAGCTACCTCGCGGCCGGCATGGCCGTCTTCTTCCTCTTCTTCACCGTCTCGTTCGGGATCACCGGTCTGCTCGAGGAGCGGCAGCAGGGGACGCTCCCACGTCTGTTGGCGGCTCCC from Actinomycetota bacterium includes the following:
- a CDS encoding ABC transporter permease, giving the protein MLRAAAIILRKDLRLRLRDRSVLLFALVVPLALTFVFAQVFPTDEDFELMVGVVDLDGGEVTEGFVDGLVPGLVESGFVQATSFAGEPAARAAIEAGDIDAAWVLPDGFSQAVQAGGAAELRVLANPDRGLAAEVARGIADNYRAELERVGLTVATTTAAADGEVSFEDMEELAGRVVGQTPAISTRALVTPDRQLDPTSYLAAGMAVFFLFFTVSFGITGLLEERQQGTLPRLLAAPIGIMAVHLGKALGAFVLGVVSMTVLSVASAVLLGASWGDPIGVGILVVAGVISALGVMALVGSFAKTAEQAGNLQSIVALVLGLAGGVFFPVGAGLLGTLALVSPHGWFLRGLGDLAGAESWTAVLPASGALVLFGVVAAIPGIVRLRGADR
- a CDS encoding ABC transporter ATP-binding protein, whose protein sequence is MEDLLTCVGLERSFGDVKAVQGVSFSVGVGETYGLLGPNGAGKTTSISMIAGLLVPDAGDVVIGGHHMGPRSTEARRNVGLVPQELAIYPDLTARENLDFFARLYGLDADRRKRRIAEVLDVIGLMDRGDDRTGEYSGGMKRRLNIGIGMLHEPKLLILDEPTVGVDPQSRNAILESVESLAVEGMAVLYTTHYMEEAERLCDRIGIIDQGALVAEGTRRELIAKIAGQDVVRLKVAGDLAAATRACAAVAGVHSADAEDETIVCLLDGAAPRLPALLAAVTQAGADVSGVEVREPDLEDVFLHLTGKALRD